Proteins co-encoded in one Pseudomonadota bacterium genomic window:
- a CDS encoding CCDC90 family protein, with protein MATVTFDTLKFVERLKAAGVPEAQAKAMAEAQQEALSESVATQLTTKTDLAELKLDVIKWMVGLALAQISLMVGILVKLL; from the coding sequence ATGGCAACCGTAACCTTCGACACCCTGAAATTCGTCGAAAGACTCAAAGCCGCCGGGGTTCCCGAGGCCCAGGCCAAGGCGATGGCGGAGGCGCAACAAGAGGCGCTTTCGGAATCGGTCGCCACGCAGTTGACGACCAAGACGGATCTCGCCGAGCTCAAGCTGGACGTAATCAAATGGATGGTGGGGCTTGCCCTCGCGCAGATTTCCTTGATGGTAGGAATATTGGTCAAGCTACTGTAA